From one Desmodus rotundus isolate HL8 chromosome X, HLdesRot8A.1, whole genome shotgun sequence genomic stretch:
- the LOC112313269 gene encoding melanoma-associated antigen B18-like, with protein sequence MPRGQKSKLRAREKRRQARRALDEICTQDLEGAQAIAAEEDYYSSFQAVPEVSPQNVPAAETPSTPKEPQETPSSIDDTTAAVSCTNSNEGARKQDEESPESSKAFEGFRRDPLNKKAVLLVQFLLKKYHSKEPITKEDMLKFVIKKYKHHFNEIIKRASEHLELAFGVDLKEVDPIRHHYALVSKLQFTCDETITEENMPKTGLLMIVLGVIFMNGNRASEEAVWEVLNLMGVHAEKIHLLYGEPKKVITKDLVQLNYLEYRQIPDSDPPRYEFLWGPRAHAETTKMRVLEFLAKIYDTVPTAFPLWYEEALRDQEERARARAAARARVAAIVPSRTLASCCFHTK encoded by the coding sequence ATGCCCCGAGGTCAGAAGAGTAAGCTCCGTGCCCGTGAGAAACGCCGTCAGGCCCGTCGGGCCCTTGATGAGATCTGCACCCAGGATCTGGAGGGTGCTCAGGCTATTGCTGCAGAGGAAGATTACTACTCCTCTTTTCAGGCTGTCCCTGAAGTCAGTCCTCAGAATGTGCCTGCTGCTGAGACACCTAGCACTCCTAAGGAGCCACAGGAAACCCCATCAAGCATCGATGATACTACTGCAGCTGTTTCATGCACCAATTCAAATGAAGGTGCCAGAAAACAAGATGAGGAAAGCCCAGAATCCTCCAAAGCTTTTGAGGGCTTTCGCAGAGATCCGTTAAACAAGAAGGCAGTTTTGTTGGTGCAGTTCCTGCTAAAGAAGTATCATAGTAAAGAGCCAATTACCAAGGAAGATATGCTGAAGTTTGttataaaaaaatacaagcatCATTTCAATGAGATCATTAAGAGAGCCTCTGAGCACTTGGAGCTGGCCTTTGGTGTTGATTTGAAGGAAGTGGATCCCATCAGGCACCACTACGCCCTTGTCAGCAAGCTACAGTTCACCTGTGATGAAACAATTACTGAAGAGAACATGCCCAAGACCGGCCTCCTGATGATTGTTCTGGGTGTGATCTTCATGAACGGCAATCGTGCCTCTGAGGAAGCTGTCTGGGAAGTGCTGAATTTGATGGGTGTTCATGCTGAGAAGATTCACTTACTCTATGGGGAGCCCAAGAAGGTCATCACTAAAGATTTGGTGCAGCTAAATTACCTGGAGTACCGCCAGATACCTGACAGTGATCCTCCACGTTATGAGTTCCTGTGGGGCCCAAGAGCCCATGCCGAGACCACCAAGATGAGAGTCTTGGAGTTCTTAGCCAAGATCTATGATACTGTCCCCACTGCCTTCCCACTCTGGTATGAAGAAGCTTTGCGGGATCAGGAAGAGAGAGCCCGAGCCAGAGCTGCAGCCAGGGCTCGTGTCGCTGCCATTGTACCCTCTAGGACCTTGGCCAGCTGCTGCTTCCACACTAAGTGA